A genomic window from Shewanella vesiculosa includes:
- the pheS gene encoding phenylalanine--tRNA ligase subunit alpha — translation MQQLTEIVEQASEVIDKASDLKTLDDIRVDYLGKKGKITDMMKMMGSLSAEEKPAFGAAVNQAKQAVQQQLTERIDGLKASELEAKLIAENIDVTLPGRTLDIGGLHPVTRTIERIETFFGELGFVVKQGPEIEDDFHNFDALNISEHHPARADHDTFYFNPKVMLRTQTSGVQIRTMEHEKPPLRIISPGRVYRNDYDQTHTPMFHQVEGLMVAENVNFAELKGILHDFLRNFFEQDLEVRFRPSYFPFTEPSAEVDVMGKNGKWLEVLGCGMVHPNVLRSVGIDPEKYSGFAFGMGVERLTMLRYGVNDLRAFFENDLRFLKQFK, via the coding sequence ATGCAGCAGTTAACCGAGATCGTAGAACAAGCCTCAGAGGTCATTGATAAGGCCAGTGATCTAAAGACATTGGATGATATCCGTGTCGATTACCTTGGTAAAAAAGGTAAAATCACTGACATGATGAAAATGATGGGGTCATTAAGCGCAGAAGAAAAACCTGCCTTTGGTGCCGCAGTCAATCAAGCAAAGCAAGCCGTTCAACAACAGTTGACTGAGCGTATCGACGGATTGAAAGCATCAGAATTAGAAGCTAAATTAATTGCTGAAAATATCGATGTCACTTTACCTGGTCGTACGTTAGATATTGGTGGCTTACATCCGGTTACGCGTACAATCGAACGTATCGAAACATTCTTTGGTGAACTTGGGTTTGTTGTTAAGCAAGGTCCTGAAATCGAAGATGATTTCCATAATTTCGATGCGTTAAATATTTCTGAGCATCATCCTGCTCGTGCCGATCATGACACGTTTTACTTTAATCCAAAAGTGATGTTGCGCACCCAAACTTCTGGCGTGCAAATTCGCACGATGGAACATGAAAAGCCACCGCTACGGATCATCTCTCCAGGCCGGGTTTATCGTAACGATTACGACCAAACACACACGCCAATGTTCCACCAAGTTGAAGGCTTAATGGTTGCAGAAAATGTTAACTTTGCTGAGCTTAAAGGTATCTTGCATGACTTTTTGCGTAACTTCTTTGAGCAAGATTTAGAAGTGCGTTTCCGCCCATCTTATTTCCCTTTCACAGAACCTTCTGCCGAAGTAGATGTGATGGGTAAAAACGGTAAGTGGTTAGAAGTATTAGGCTGTGGCATGGTACATCCAAACGTACTGCGCAGTGTGGGTATTGACCCTGAAAAATATTCTGGTTTTGCTTTTGGTATGGGCGTTGAGCGTTTAACCATGTTGCGCTACGGCGTAAATGATTTACGTGCCTTCTTCGAGAACGATTTACGTTTTCTTAAGCAATTCAAATAA
- a CDS encoding RimK/LysX family protein, which produces MFKRIVIAAVLCFLSISVFASDKTVLRQVETMTVAKSGLHYRARIDTGAANTSLHAVDIDIIGGASKKMKNDVGKIVEFTTQNERGEKKRIQAEIVSTSRVKNSQGIETRYMVKLDVGFANEFHNIHVNLRDRSHMNHKLLIGRNFLKHDYIVDVSDKKMIGPLAELSIKQTGLLYNTRIDTGAVENSLHAVNIRVDKEDTVNIENNIGKMITFTTANEKGQQAEVRTKIRGTSLIRNAQGTERRYMVRLNVGEPRHEYVVDVNLKDRSKMGYKLLIGRNWLQGHYMVDVSKKH; this is translated from the coding sequence ATGTTTAAAAGAATTGTGATTGCCGCTGTATTGTGTTTCCTTTCTATATCCGTATTTGCAAGTGATAAAACCGTTTTAAGACAAGTTGAAACCATGACTGTTGCTAAGTCTGGACTTCATTATCGTGCCCGCATTGATACCGGTGCTGCCAATACCTCATTACACGCAGTCGATATAGATATTATTGGCGGTGCATCTAAGAAAATGAAAAACGATGTCGGTAAAATTGTTGAATTTACTACACAAAATGAGCGTGGTGAGAAAAAACGTATTCAAGCTGAAATAGTCAGCACATCTAGAGTCAAAAATTCTCAAGGGATTGAAACACGTTATATGGTGAAACTCGACGTTGGCTTTGCCAATGAGTTTCATAATATTCATGTTAATTTACGTGATCGTAGCCATATGAATCATAAATTACTTATAGGGCGTAATTTTTTAAAGCATGATTATATCGTGGATGTTTCAGATAAAAAAATGATTGGGCCTCTAGCTGAGTTGAGTATTAAGCAAACTGGCTTGTTGTATAATACCCGCATTGATACGGGGGCTGTTGAAAATTCATTACACGCGGTGAATATTCGCGTCGATAAAGAAGACACAGTTAATATCGAAAATAACATAGGTAAAATGATCACATTCACCACAGCTAACGAAAAAGGTCAGCAAGCTGAGGTTCGCACCAAAATTCGTGGCACCTCATTAATTCGTAATGCACAAGGTACAGAAAGACGATACATGGTGAGGTTAAATGTTGGTGAACCTCGTCATGAATATGTTGTTGACGTTAACCTTAAAGACCGTAGCAAAATGGGTTACAAATTATTAATTGGCCGCAATTGGCTGCAAGGTCATTATATGGTCGATGTGTCCAAAAAACATTAA
- a CDS encoding YaiI/YqxD family protein, producing the protein MITNKIWVDADACPNPVKEMLFRASERKSIQLVLVANQMIKVPISPLISMIRVSSGFDEADNYIVEQVAQGDLVVTADIPLASDAVDKGALVLNPRGTVYTVENIKQILTMRDFMEEMRSSGIHTGGPNSFSQTDKHAFAQALDKWLAKLIPSKI; encoded by the coding sequence GTGATAACGAATAAAATCTGGGTTGATGCTGATGCTTGCCCTAATCCGGTTAAAGAGATGTTATTTCGGGCATCTGAGCGGAAATCGATTCAACTTGTGCTGGTTGCTAATCAGATGATTAAAGTACCAATATCACCTTTAATTAGCATGATCCGAGTGAGCTCAGGTTTTGATGAGGCCGACAACTACATTGTCGAACAAGTGGCACAAGGGGATTTGGTGGTTACTGCTGATATTCCCCTTGCATCGGATGCGGTTGATAAAGGTGCGCTTGTATTAAATCCCAGAGGAACGGTTTATACCGTGGAAAATATCAAACAGATCCTGACTATGCGTGACTTTATGGAAGAAATGCGCAGCAGTGGTATTCATACTGGTGGCCCGAATAGTTTTTCACAAACGGATAAGCATGCGTTTGCACAAGCATTAGACAAATGGCTGGCTAAATTGATCCCCAGCAAAATATAA
- a CDS encoding DUF3802 family protein, translated as MVTDKEGYIHLIQYLTEHLGLFESSENNVAATETVMELFEEQLSAQIIMVCGQNPQLSFAERNMVIREIDAIVYDLEEILASVANHLATPEQSIFITEFSGLIKNLFDQEVDHLLR; from the coding sequence ATGGTTACTGACAAAGAAGGGTACATACATTTAATTCAGTATTTAACTGAACATTTAGGGCTGTTTGAGTCATCTGAGAATAATGTAGCGGCAACTGAAACTGTCATGGAATTGTTTGAAGAGCAGTTATCTGCTCAGATTATTATGGTTTGCGGCCAGAACCCACAACTATCGTTTGCTGAGCGCAATATGGTGATCCGTGAAATTGACGCAATTGTATACGATTTAGAAGAGATTTTAGCCTCTGTCGCTAATCATTTAGCCACCCCTGAACAGAGTATTTTTATTACTGAGTTTTCTGGTTTAATTAAAAATTTATTTGATCAAGAAGTTGATCATTTGTTGCGTTAA
- the pheT gene encoding phenylalanine--tRNA ligase subunit beta codes for MKFSESWLREWVNPSVSRDALSHQITMAGLEVDGVDAVAGDFSGVIIGEVVECGQHPDADKLRVTKINVGGDELIDIVCGAPNCRLGLKVAVAMVGAILPGDFKIKKAKLRGQPSMGMLCSYGELGMDIESDGIIELPLDAPLGVNVREYLQLDDAIIDVDLTANRADCLGMAGLAREVGVLNRQAVTEPSWQAVTATIDAPFSINVVAPDLCPRYLGRVVKNINVKAATPLWMQEKLRRSGIRSIDPIVDITNYVLIEFGQPMHAFDLATLNGGITVRLADGVEKLTLLDGNEITVPNDTLVIADDKQAVALAGVFGGESTGVSEHTQNILLECAFFSPLAIMGKSRRLGLHTDASHRFERGVDPELQHKVMDRATRLVLDICGGEAGQVIEALSAEHLPTAANITLRRSKLDKTLGHFIPDSDVVEILERLGFSVQTNADVWNVTTATYRFDMAIEEDLIEEVARIYGYNNIPNVAPMAALSMSDHQEADISLKRVRSVFVARGFQEAVTYSFVDPKMQNIVHPGEEAMVLPNPISVEMSAMRLSMFTGLLTAVGYNQSRQQNRVRLFETGLRFVPDAQADSGVRQQAMLGAVISGVQNDEHWSMESKTVDFFDLKGDLEAIIGLTVASTEFSFKGATHPALHPGQCAEILRNNRVIGYIGAIHPSLEKPFGLNGKTIVFELELDALLHARLPLAQAVSKFPANRRDIAVVVDETVSATDVMNLIRKVGENQLVGLNLFDVYQGKGVEPGKKSLAIALTLQDTTRTLEDKDITEAMESVVLALKTEFNASLRD; via the coding sequence ATGAAATTCAGTGAATCTTGGCTTCGTGAGTGGGTTAACCCATCAGTAAGTCGTGACGCATTATCACACCAAATTACCATGGCCGGCCTTGAAGTTGACGGAGTTGATGCTGTGGCTGGCGATTTTAGCGGCGTGATCATTGGTGAAGTGGTTGAATGTGGCCAGCATCCTGATGCCGATAAACTACGCGTTACCAAAATTAATGTTGGCGGCGATGAACTTATCGACATCGTTTGTGGCGCACCAAACTGCCGTTTAGGCTTAAAAGTTGCGGTAGCTATGGTCGGCGCAATATTGCCTGGCGATTTTAAAATCAAAAAAGCCAAATTACGTGGTCAACCATCAATGGGCATGTTGTGCTCGTATGGTGAGTTAGGTATGGACATCGAAAGTGATGGCATTATCGAATTACCACTAGATGCGCCTTTAGGCGTAAATGTGCGTGAATACTTGCAATTAGATGACGCCATTATTGATGTTGATTTAACGGCTAACCGTGCTGATTGTTTAGGCATGGCAGGGCTTGCGCGCGAAGTGGGCGTATTAAATCGCCAAGCAGTGACCGAGCCTTCTTGGCAAGCTGTTACAGCGACTATTGACGCACCGTTTAGCATTAATGTTGTGGCGCCAGATTTGTGCCCTCGTTACTTAGGCCGTGTGGTTAAGAACATTAATGTTAAAGCTGCTACGCCATTATGGATGCAAGAAAAGCTACGTCGCAGCGGTATTCGTTCAATTGATCCAATTGTTGATATCACCAACTATGTGTTGATCGAATTTGGTCAGCCAATGCATGCGTTTGATTTAGCTACCTTAAATGGCGGCATTACTGTGCGTTTGGCAGATGGTGTTGAAAAGTTAACTTTGCTAGATGGTAACGAAATTACTGTCCCCAACGACACCTTAGTGATTGCCGACGATAAACAAGCTGTTGCATTGGCAGGCGTGTTTGGTGGTGAGAGTACCGGTGTGAGTGAACACACCCAAAACATCCTTTTGGAATGTGCTTTCTTCTCACCACTAGCCATTATGGGTAAATCACGTCGTTTAGGCTTACACACAGACGCGTCACACCGTTTCGAACGTGGTGTTGACCCTGAGCTACAACACAAGGTGATGGATCGTGCTACTCGCCTAGTATTAGATATCTGTGGTGGTGAAGCAGGGCAAGTGATTGAAGCTTTGTCTGCGGAGCATTTACCAACAGCGGCTAATATTACTTTGCGTCGTAGCAAGTTAGATAAAACCTTAGGTCACTTTATTCCTGACTCTGACGTGGTTGAAATACTAGAACGTTTAGGTTTTAGCGTGCAAACCAACGCTGATGTATGGAATGTGACCACCGCGACTTATCGTTTTGATATGGCGATTGAAGAAGATTTGATCGAAGAAGTGGCGCGTATTTACGGCTACAACAACATTCCTAACGTTGCCCCTATGGCTGCGTTAAGCATGTCTGATCACCAAGAAGCTGATATCTCGCTTAAGCGTGTGCGCAGTGTGTTTGTTGCACGTGGTTTCCAAGAAGCGGTGACCTACAGCTTTGTTGATCCAAAAATGCAGAATATTGTGCACCCAGGCGAAGAAGCCATGGTGTTGCCAAACCCGATTTCAGTTGAAATGTCAGCCATGCGTTTGTCGATGTTTACTGGATTATTGACTGCTGTAGGTTATAACCAAAGCCGTCAGCAAAATAGAGTACGTTTATTTGAGACCGGTTTACGCTTTGTTCCTGATGCGCAAGCAGATTCTGGTGTTCGTCAACAAGCTATGCTGGGCGCGGTTATTTCTGGTGTTCAAAATGACGAACATTGGTCAATGGAATCGAAAACTGTCGACTTCTTTGATTTAAAAGGTGATTTAGAAGCAATAATCGGCTTGACAGTTGCCTCTACAGAATTTAGTTTTAAAGGGGCAACACATCCTGCGCTGCATCCAGGTCAATGTGCTGAAATATTGAGAAATAATCGAGTCATTGGTTACATCGGTGCTATCCATCCTAGTTTGGAAAAGCCGTTTGGCCTCAATGGTAAAACAATTGTTTTTGAGTTAGAACTGGATGCATTATTGCACGCCCGTTTGCCGCTAGCCCAAGCTGTATCTAAGTTTCCTGCCAATCGTCGCGACATCGCGGTAGTAGTAGATGAAACTGTTTCTGCAACTGATGTTATGAATTTGATAAGAAAAGTTGGCGAAAATCAGTTGGTTGGCTTAAACTTGTTCGATGTATACCAAGGTAAAGGTGTTGAGCCTGGCAAAAAGAGCCTAGCCATCGCACTTACGTTACAAGACACTACTCGCACACTTGAAGATAAAGATATTACTGAGGCTATGGAATCAGTGGTATTGGCTCTAAAGACCGAGTTCAACGCATCGTTGAGGGATTAA
- a CDS encoding YceI family protein yields the protein MKKWLPLLAASLLSTSVMASDWQVNQDHSRVSFISIKKTDIAEVNHFKHVAGSLTDAGAFSLSIDLTSVDTGVEIRDQRLQSVLFEVAQFPTLTIDAVVNPKLLAGLKVGDTLTTQVEATIMLHGQKQQKSFDVLVAKLSDKKMVVSSLAPVIVQANEFGLVAGVEKLKELAGLPSISLAVPVSFVLTLAQ from the coding sequence ATGAAAAAATGGTTACCATTATTAGCCGCTAGCTTGCTCAGCACATCTGTGATGGCAAGTGACTGGCAAGTCAATCAAGATCATTCTCGAGTAAGCTTTATTTCGATTAAGAAAACTGATATTGCTGAAGTGAATCATTTTAAACACGTTGCTGGTTCATTAACGGATGCGGGTGCATTTTCTTTATCGATTGATTTAACCAGTGTTGATACTGGAGTTGAAATTCGTGATCAGCGTTTGCAGTCAGTGTTATTTGAAGTCGCGCAGTTTCCAACATTAACGATAGATGCGGTGGTCAATCCTAAATTGCTTGCCGGATTAAAAGTCGGTGACACATTAACGACCCAAGTTGAAGCGACCATTATGTTACATGGTCAGAAACAACAGAAGAGCTTTGATGTGTTAGTGGCAAAATTATCTGATAAGAAAATGGTGGTTTCAAGTTTAGCGCCTGTGATTGTACAAGCAAATGAATTCGGTCTTGTGGCAGGTGTCGAAAAACTCAAAGAATTGGCCGGTTTACCGAGCATCAGCTTAGCAGTGCCTGTGTCATTTGTGCTAACCTTAGCGCAATAG
- a CDS encoding ExeM/NucH family extracellular endonuclease: MLSNKTLLAASISTLMAFQVSAQDLLISEYVEGSSNNKAIELYNPTGTNIDLSDYVLSFYFNGNTSASTKINLSGNIAANSTFVITDNDASADILALAQLTSNGSFFNGDDAIVLTHSDNVIDSLGQVGVDPGTEWGSGDISTQNNTLRRDINNLTADQVIDDAVTFVGWQGFAQDDISDLGRFSANGSTDPVDPVDPVDPVDPVEFVCGQSAVAIHEIQGNAQASALIGSTVVVEAIVTSDQQAGLKGVFLQMADLEADADIDTSEGIFVYTGTQALQVNAGDRIRLAANVAEYNGVTQLSGVSQFALCATQQMLPSVSSVTLPINDSQQLERVEGMRVYFDQDLVVNEVYSLGRYGEVLLGSSRHFIGTQVATPGADAVAVTAANSRDSIILDDGSTRQNPEVIPYPAPGLSANNTLRVGDSVTRLEGVMHYGFNQFRIMPTSLVNVIQSNPRQMAPEVVADADLRVASFNVLNYFNGDGNGNGFPTDRGADSAVEFERQRAKIINAMQTINADVFGLMEIENDGYDTSSAISDLVSGLNAALGTTTYAYVVPSVAKIGTDAITVGMIYRTDKLTLSGEAGILSSANSPADDNGVQLFDDSKNRPMLTQQFTVNGTDENIVVAVNHLKSKGSSCDSLGDPDLQDGQGNCNQTRTRASDAIGQWLAAQYPDSKVLVIGDLNAYAKEDPLTMLASHGYNELTSYVGAQKPYSYVFSGESGQLDHALANDELVSNLVGITQWHINADEPIVLDYNEEYKSATQLQELYQADAFRSSDHDPVIISFKFAPANALPVASFEQQLNGSVLHVQSTSTDSDGQIVQHQWDFGDGTVVSGVTASHQYLQPGDYQVQLTVTDDKGDVATSVSSISIVEPVNMAPIAQIQRVNLWFMQLFISTSYDQDGVIKRQQWAFNNGRKARGPVAFSFSRREHTVELTVVDNDGETGSATMRFR; the protein is encoded by the coding sequence ATGTTAAGCAATAAAACCTTGCTTGCGGCATCAATATCAACATTAATGGCTTTTCAAGTCAGCGCACAAGATTTACTTATTTCAGAATATGTGGAAGGTAGTAGTAATAATAAAGCTATCGAGTTATATAACCCAACAGGCACCAATATTGATTTAAGTGATTATGTATTATCATTTTATTTTAATGGTAATACTTCTGCGTCAACCAAGATTAATCTTTCAGGCAACATTGCGGCTAACTCTACTTTTGTGATTACTGATAATGATGCTTCAGCAGATATTTTAGCATTGGCCCAGTTGACTTCTAATGGTAGTTTTTTTAATGGTGATGATGCCATTGTGCTGACTCATAGCGACAATGTTATCGATTCTTTAGGCCAAGTAGGCGTCGATCCCGGTACAGAATGGGGCAGTGGCGATATCTCTACCCAAAACAATACGTTGCGCCGTGATATAAATAATTTAACTGCAGATCAAGTGATTGACGATGCCGTAACATTTGTGGGCTGGCAAGGTTTTGCGCAAGATGACATTAGTGACTTAGGTCGATTTTCAGCCAATGGTTCAACGGATCCAGTTGATCCTGTTGATCCTGTTGATCCAGTTGACCCTGTTGAGTTTGTCTGTGGTCAATCAGCTGTCGCAATTCATGAAATACAAGGTAATGCTCAAGCCAGCGCATTGATAGGGAGTACAGTGGTTGTTGAAGCTATTGTCACCAGCGATCAGCAAGCGGGTTTAAAAGGCGTGTTCTTGCAAATGGCTGACCTTGAAGCTGATGCTGATATAGACACTTCGGAAGGTATATTTGTCTATACCGGCACTCAGGCGTTACAAGTTAATGCGGGCGATAGGATTCGACTAGCCGCAAATGTAGCAGAATATAACGGTGTGACTCAGTTATCGGGCGTTAGCCAATTTGCGCTTTGTGCTACTCAGCAAATGTTGCCAAGTGTCTCATCGGTTACCTTGCCAATAAATGACAGTCAGCAGCTTGAACGTGTTGAAGGTATGCGTGTGTATTTTGACCAGGATTTAGTGGTCAATGAGGTATACAGCTTAGGCCGCTATGGGGAAGTGTTATTAGGCAGTAGCCGCCACTTTATTGGAACTCAGGTCGCGACTCCAGGTGCTGATGCTGTTGCCGTTACTGCCGCGAATTCCCGTGACAGCATTATTTTAGATGATGGTTCAACTCGCCAAAATCCTGAAGTGATCCCGTATCCTGCGCCCGGGCTATCGGCTAATAATACCTTACGAGTGGGTGATAGTGTGACCAGGCTTGAAGGGGTAATGCATTATGGCTTTAATCAATTCCGCATTATGCCGACCAGTTTAGTAAATGTTATCCAAAGTAATCCACGTCAAATGGCACCAGAAGTGGTTGCCGATGCCGATTTAAGAGTCGCCAGTTTTAACGTGCTCAATTACTTCAATGGTGATGGTAACGGTAACGGTTTTCCAACTGATCGCGGTGCTGATTCAGCCGTTGAATTTGAGCGTCAACGCGCAAAAATTATCAATGCCATGCAAACGATCAATGCCGATGTATTTGGTTTAATGGAAATTGAGAATGATGGCTATGACACTAGCTCGGCCATCAGTGATCTTGTTAGCGGTTTAAATGCGGCACTAGGCACAACAACTTATGCGTATGTAGTGCCTAGCGTGGCAAAAATCGGCACCGATGCAATTACTGTGGGAATGATTTATCGCACTGATAAACTGACGCTATCTGGTGAGGCTGGGATTTTATCATCAGCAAATTCACCCGCTGATGATAATGGCGTGCAATTGTTTGATGACAGTAAAAATCGTCCAATGCTCACTCAGCAATTTACGGTCAATGGCACAGACGAGAATATTGTGGTTGCCGTGAATCATCTAAAATCTAAAGGCAGCAGCTGTGATAGTCTTGGTGATCCTGACTTACAAGATGGTCAAGGTAATTGTAATCAAACCCGAACTCGAGCAAGTGATGCTATTGGTCAATGGTTAGCGGCGCAATACCCTGATAGCAAAGTACTGGTAATAGGCGATTTAAATGCCTACGCAAAAGAAGATCCGTTAACCATGCTAGCAAGTCATGGTTATAATGAATTAACCAGCTATGTCGGTGCCCAAAAGCCTTACTCTTATGTGTTTTCTGGTGAGTCAGGTCAGCTAGATCATGCTTTAGCCAATGATGAATTAGTCAGTAACTTAGTCGGCATTACTCAATGGCACATTAACGCCGATGAGCCTATAGTACTGGATTATAACGAAGAGTATAAATCGGCAACACAACTGCAAGAATTGTATCAAGCGGATGCATTTCGTTCATCCGATCATGATCCTGTGATTATCTCGTTTAAATTTGCTCCAGCAAATGCGTTACCTGTGGCCAGCTTTGAGCAACAATTAAATGGCAGTGTATTGCACGTTCAGTCAACTTCAACTGATAGTGACGGCCAAATTGTTCAGCATCAATGGGACTTTGGTGATGGCACTGTGGTATCTGGCGTGACGGCTTCGCATCAGTATTTGCAACCAGGCGATTACCAAGTGCAATTAACCGTTACCGATGACAAAGGTGATGTTGCGACGAGTGTCAGCAGCATAAGTATTGTCGAGCCTGTCAACATGGCCCCCATTGCGCAAATTCAGCGAGTAAATTTATGGTTTATGCAGTTATTTATTTCAACTAGCTATGACCAAGACGGTGTCATTAAGCGCCAGCAATGGGCCTTTAATAATGGCCGCAAAGCGCGCGGACCTGTGGCCTTTAGTTTCAGCCGTCGTGAACATACCGTTGAGTTAACTGTGGTTGATAATGACGGTGAAACAGGCTCAGCAACGATGCGCTTTAGATAA
- the ihfA gene encoding integration host factor subunit alpha — MALTKAEMAEHLFETLGINKRVAKEMVESFFEEIREALESGEQVKLSGFGNFDLRDKNQRPGRNPKTGEDIPISARRVVTFRPGQKLKSRVEAANSGKK, encoded by the coding sequence ATGGCACTTACCAAAGCCGAAATGGCAGAACATCTTTTTGAAACATTAGGCATTAACAAACGTGTGGCTAAAGAGATGGTCGAGTCTTTTTTTGAAGAAATTCGTGAAGCACTCGAAAGTGGTGAGCAGGTCAAGTTATCTGGCTTTGGCAACTTTGACCTTAGGGACAAGAATCAAAGACCGGGAAGGAACCCGAAAACTGGTGAAGATATTCCGATTTCCGCACGTCGTGTTGTTACCTTCCGTCCTGGACAGAAGCTAAAATCACGAGTTGAAGCGGCAAACTCGGGTAAAAAATAA
- the pdxH gene encoding pyridoxamine 5'-phosphate oxidase produces MSDLSDIRREYTQGGLRRANLPANPMDLFEQWMQQAKDAQLSDPTAMCVATVDEDGQPFQRIVLLKKFDDNGFVFFTNLESRKAKQIAVNSKISLLFPWHPLDRQVAVLGQAEPLSMLDVAKYFMSRPKDSQIAAWVSKQSSKISARQALEGKFAEMKAKFAQGEVPLPKFWGGYLVRPASVEFWQGGEHRLHDRFIYTKTDADWNIDRLAP; encoded by the coding sequence ATGAGTGATTTAAGTGATATTCGCCGTGAATATACCCAAGGTGGATTAAGAAGGGCTAATTTACCTGCTAACCCAATGGATCTGTTTGAACAATGGATGCAGCAAGCTAAAGATGCTCAGCTTTCCGATCCAACTGCTATGTGCGTTGCTACGGTTGATGAAGATGGTCAGCCATTTCAACGTATTGTGTTACTGAAGAAATTTGATGACAACGGTTTTGTTTTTTTTACTAATTTAGAAAGCCGCAAAGCTAAACAAATAGCCGTTAATAGCAAAATCAGTTTATTGTTTCCATGGCATCCACTTGATCGCCAAGTCGCGGTATTAGGTCAAGCGGAGCCATTATCGATGTTAGATGTGGCAAAATACTTTATGTCTAGACCCAAAGACAGCCAAATTGCTGCTTGGGTATCTAAGCAATCAAGCAAAATTAGTGCGCGACAGGCCCTTGAAGGAAAATTTGCAGAAATGAAAGCAAAGTTTGCCCAAGGTGAAGTCCCTCTGCCGAAGTTTTGGGGCGGATATTTAGTTCGTCCTGCCAGCGTTGAGTTTTGGCAAGGTGGTGAACACAGATTACACGACCGATTTATTTACACCAAAACCGATGCTGATTGGAATATTGATCGTTTGGCACCTTAA